The following nucleotide sequence is from Pseudonocardia sp. C8.
GGCCGGGCATCCGTCATCGGGCCAGCCGGGCAACTTGTGGCCGGTCCGTTGGTCTGCCGGCACAAATCGGCGATCTGGCTGTTCGCCACCGGCGTGCGACCGCTTATCGTCGCCACCGAAATCCTCCGCCGAAAGGGGCGACGATGCCGATATCCGTGCGCGATGCCGAGCCCACTGGTGCCATCCGGGAAAAGACAGAACATCTTCGGATGTGGGGTCTGGACGTCCACGTGTCCGTGCGTGCCGGCCATCCCGGGACCACCCCGCTCCTGCTGCTGATGGGGATCGGCGGCAACACCGGGATGTGGGAGCCTCTGCGCGGCCTGCTGGGCCGCGACCGGACGACGATCGCGTTCGACGTGCCCGGCACCGGACGGTCGTCCCCGACGGCGGTGCCGCTCCCGCTGCCGGTGGTCGGCCGCATCGCCACGCGCGTGCTCGACCACGTCAGCGTCGGCCGGGCGGACCTGCTCGGAGTCTCCTGGGGCGGCCTGCTCGCCCAGCAGGTCGCGCTGGTCTCCCGGGCACGGGTGCGCCGATCGGTGCTGGCGAACACCAACTTCGGCGTGACCAGCATCCCGCCCACCCCGTCGGCGCTGCGGACGCTGCTGTCCGGCCGTCGCTACCGCGACCCCGCCTCGTTCGCCGAGGCCCTGGTGCAGCTCGGCGGCGGGACGGCGACGGACGACCTGCGCGCGCACGTCGAGGCACGGTTCGCGCACCCGCCCACCCGGCGGGGCTACCTGTACCAGGCACTGGCGAGCGTGACCTGGACGAGCCTGCACGCGCTGCCGCTGCTGCGGACGCCGACCCTGCTGCTGGCCGGCGAGCACGACCAGGCCATCCCGCTGGCCAACGCCCGCATCATGCGACGTCTCATCCCCGGTGCCGAGCTGACGGTCGTTCCCGGCGGCGGGCATCTCATGCTGTTCGAGCGCGCCGCCGACCTCGCTCCGGTGATCACCGGCTTCCTCGACCGCGACGGATGATGCGCGACCGCCGCCGCCGGCCGCCGGTCAAGTGGTCGGCGGCGGGTACAGCACGGCGGCGCCCAGCCAGTGGCAGGTCTGCAACGCCAGCTCCAGGTCGACCCGGCGCTCCCGGATGCTGTGTCCCAGCATCTGTTCCGCGCGGCGGATCCGGTACTGCACGGTGTTCTTGTGGCAGCCCAGCCGTTCGGCGGCCGCGTTCAGGCTCCCGCCGGTGTCGAGGAACGCGATGATGCTCTCCCGGAGCCGGCCGTGTGCCTCGTCGTCCACGGCCAGGTCACCGAGTTCCTCCCGCACCCATTCGCGGGCCCGGTCGAGGTCCTGGCAGACGAAGCTGACCCCGGCCACCGACGCGTACGGGGTGACGGTCGCCGCTCCACCGCCCGCCGCCAGCGCGACGGACTGCGCGGTCGCGGCCCGGCGGTGGGTCCGCGCGAAGCCGTCGATCCCGGGGGCCGGGTCGCCTACCGCGCCACGCAGTGTCGTGCCGGCATCGACCAGGAGGGGGTTCAGCACGTCGGCACCGTTCCCGTGGCGGCCCGGCGGCAGCGTCAGCCAGGCCCACACCGTCGCCTGGTCGCGCGCCACGACCAGCGGCGGCTCGTGACACCCGAGCAGGCCGGCGTACCGGCCGACCAGGCGCTGCAGCTGCAGCAGTCCGGAGCCGTCCGGGCTCGCGCCGTCCCAGACGATCACTCCGAGGTGCCGGCCGGTCAACCGGTATCCCAGGGCCGCCTCCACCTGGGTCCGGTCACCGACGCGCCCGGCGAGCAGGTCCTCGATCCGCTCCGCGCGCACCGCGTCCTGCTGCCGCAGCCACCGCTGCCGCTCGACCTCGTAGCTCGACGCGACCCGCTCGCAGATGTGGTCGACGTAGGCGTTGAGCAGCGTGCTCGCCGTGGTCATGCGCCGGGCGAGCTCGTCGGTCGAGCCGCTGTCCCCGGCCAGCTCCTCGATGCTGAACTCCAGCACCCGTGCGGTGCACAGGTGGTAGGCCCGCCACAG
It contains:
- a CDS encoding CdaR family transcriptional regulator, which gives rise to MRTVDLTPLAHALARHGPELVDDMVAMLLVQITELQDGDEQVVGRLRASIESNVSAIQHLWEQPVDVRLVDPPAGALQWALQLAQRGIPLSVLWRAYHLCTARVLEFSIEELAGDSGSTDELARRMTTASTLLNAYVDHICERVASSYEVERQRWLRQQDAVRAERIEDLLAGRVGDRTQVEAALGYRLTGRHLGVIVWDGASPDGSGLLQLQRLVGRYAGLLGCHEPPLVVARDQATVWAWLTLPPGRHGNGADVLNPLLVDAGTTLRGAVGDPAPGIDGFARTHRRAATAQSVALAAGGGAATVTPYASVAGVSFVCQDLDRAREWVREELGDLAVDDEAHGRLRESIIAFLDTGGSLNAAAERLGCHKNTVQYRIRRAEQMLGHSIRERRVDLELALQTCHWLGAAVLYPPPTT
- a CDS encoding alpha/beta fold hydrolase — encoded protein: MWGLDVHVSVRAGHPGTTPLLLLMGIGGNTGMWEPLRGLLGRDRTTIAFDVPGTGRSSPTAVPLPLPVVGRIATRVLDHVSVGRADLLGVSWGGLLAQQVALVSRARVRRSVLANTNFGVTSIPPTPSALRTLLSGRRYRDPASFAEALVQLGGGTATDDLRAHVEARFAHPPTRRGYLYQALASVTWTSLHALPLLRTPTLLLAGEHDQAIPLANARIMRRLIPGAELTVVPGGGHLMLFERAADLAPVITGFLDRDG